The Pangasianodon hypophthalmus isolate fPanHyp1 chromosome 14, fPanHyp1.pri, whole genome shotgun sequence nucleotide sequence cagaaaaatcatttcaaaagAACCAGAAGAAAGAAGCGAAACTCTTTCTTTCATACGTAGCAAAGTTATAACAGATATatcaagaagaatgggcaaagaTTTGCCCACTCTTTGACAGAATTTCGCAACAGGTAACAGCAcaagatattaaaatatgtttatattaaatgtaaaaagggAGATGCAAATCTCATcttaatatgtattattaagCTATTTTGTTTCTTGTGATATTGAAGAAACATTTATGAAAACTTACATGtctttttggtttaaaaaaatgtctttttcatttttcttgccAACATTTCTAGTGAgaaggcagaaagaaaaaaaatgttggtggATAAGACAGCAGTTATATTTTTAGACATGTGTCATCATACTGCATCCTTTCTCCTTCTGTTAATTGGCAAACAAACTGTATATACATTTGGTCTGACCAGTGCTTTATGTGAAAAAGCTCCTGTATGGTTCCTGTATCACTGTAACAAGGggttaaaaattataaatgctatggctaaacCATAGAGATTGGAAGAAACTGAAGATTGAGAGAACACAAgttacaaaaatgtaattatttgacTGGCTTACAGTTTGGTTTGCTTACAGGTGGTGGCCATGGATACAGAAGAAAACACAGTCAGTTTTCAGGATGGTACCACTCAACACTACAATCAGCTCTTGATCGCTACAGGAGCGAGGTCACTTCCTTTCTTTGTGCATTTTCTGTTCTTGCTATTTTTCTTCAGGTACTGATAGATTACAGTTCTGATTTCGTAGAGCTCGGAGTATGCAATGTCCTGGTGCTGAAATGGAGAATGTGAAGCTCCTGCAGAGCTACAAAGATGCAGCTGAGATTTATCAGATGAGCGTAGGGAACAGGGTGGTGATCATTGGAACATCTTTTATAGGTATATTTTGCATTGTGACAAACTGCCTATAATGTATATAACTCATTTTATGAACCCTGGATAACCGGCATTGAGAATCACAGGGATACCTTCTTGCACATGTCTAGAccttcaacaaagtcacaaagtgacaTATGACACGATATTTGCAATTTATTCCATTGTCCATAGGATCTTTCACTGAAATCTTCCTCTCGAGTCTGTACTGATTCTGAAGGAAGCCTAGCAGCTATCCAGCATTCACAGAACTACAGTTCTATACTAGCATTAACTAGCAGTAACTAGGATTCTATTTTATCCCTCCTAACCGCCAATAAGAATTACCTGCATAAAGTTTGCCAACAATGTCATGAGGAACAGGATTCAGTTTAGGACTAACTGGGAAGGTGCTCAGAGATGGGAGGAGTGATGTTAACCTTGTAGAACCTGGAGAACATGCAGGTAGCGGAAGCACAGTCTTCACAGAGCGGCATGTCTATGTATAATGACCATCAAAAGGAGATGTTCCAGCTCCTAATGAAAATCAACTCCAAAAATAATGACTGCCACAGAGCTCCATATTTTTCTACAAAATGCtcataatgtataaaaatactaACCAAGACAGAAGACAAGGAGAAGAGGTTATTCCCAGCTTTGGAGAGCAGGAGTAGCTCTGATTGTTTGACAGCTGTATTTTATTGCGCATATTACACCATACATCAATATGTcatatcacacactctctctctctctgacacacacacacattctggtGATTCTCCCCACCACTGGTGGTAAAGATGGGTGAAATAGAActgacatttattataaatataaaaggtaCACATTTTACGAAATCAAAGATAAAGCTCTTTATTATTTCAGGAATGGAAGTAGCAGCTTTTCTGGCTGACAAAGCAGCTAGTGTAGCTGTTGTGGGCAAATCTGATGTGCCTTACCAGTTTTCACTGGGACCAGATATTGGCAAAATGACTATGCAGGTCAGAGAATTTCTTTGGTTCctttctgtacatttttctgTGAAGGTGtctatcttttaaaaatgtttcttttaaaagatGCTGGAGGAGAAAAATGTGAGATTCTACATGAATAATGGTGTGGCTGAGATCCAAGGGAAATACGGAAAGGTAAGACTACATAGATCAAAAAAGCATTGTGGAAGTGCTCAAACATTTTTTGTCATGACACATTTGTTTTCGCAGGTCAAGCAAGTTCTACTGCAAAATGGTGATGTGTTGCCAGCAGACGTTGTAATTGTGGGAATTGGTAAGTAcaaaaagatttaattttttgaTAGATCACATTTCTGCATGTCTGATTCTTTACTTCTTGTTAGGCGTCATTCCAAACTCTGATTTCCTGAAGGGGAGCATGGTGGAAGTTGATTCAAGAAATGCAATCATTGTTGATGAGGTAAGATACTTGCTTATCAAATACAACAAAAGCACCACTGTTTTTATGCAGTTATATTTTTTAGTCtcaaatttctctctttttattcatATGTCTAATTGgatgtgtgattattatttatatgtgataaatgatacattttattgaaatatcCACTTTTGCATAAAAGGGTGTTatgtcaaacaaacaaaaaggaaaacattaaTGCCAAACCATCTGATTAACACTTTCAATTTATATGGACGGAGGTGTAGAATAAGAGTCGATTGGCTGAACCAGTGATAAGATAGGTCTGGAATAAACATATCATATTTGGGAAGTCACTGAGCTTCACTCAGTAAAGGTCACCAGAAATCTTGACATAGGCCATTTGCATTCCTTGAGCTgataaaagcaaaagaaagagagagatagagaacaGGCCTCAGAACCACCCCAAATGTATTACAgttcatttattgtttttaaaatatatttttcttccttttttaaattcattttcatatttacttTAACCTATGCATCTAAGGTTGCTTTTTATTCTTTGAGTAAATCTAACAAAGCATCATTGGTGTATTTTGATGGACTTACTTTTAATTATCCGAGAATCcttacaatattaaatgtagttctaatgtatgttttctttttttttttaagtttatgaGAACCAACATTCCAGATGTCTTTGCTGCTGGGGATGTGACATCCTTTCCTCTTTCAATTCATGCCGATAAAAGGGTTAATATTGGACACTGGCAATTGGCGCAAGCACATGGTAATGCAGAAAGACAAGTAAAATTATGAATGATAACTAAAAAAATTAGCATAATTTCTATTTatgttcttttctgtttttaattgttattttagGCCGAGTTGCAGCTTTAAACATACTGAAGCAGCAGACTAAACTCCACTCGGTCCCATACTTCTGGACTGTGTTGCTGGGAAAAAGTATCCGATATACAGGTGACCATTAgaaaagcactttacatttgGAACATGAACGTTATTCTTTTGACCAAtgtaacactttttttctgttttcaaatTTATCAAGGTTATGGTGAAGGCTATACCGACATCGTTTTCAAAGGAAGTGTTGACGAGAGGAAGTTTCTTGCATTTTATATAAAGTAATTTGCgagttatatatttaattattaaaataaaagtctgtaATGTCATAATCTCATTTTCACAATATTTATGTCACCATACAGGGGTGATGAAGTTATTGCAGCAGCCAGCTTGAACTTTGACCCTGCTGTATCAAGAGTGGCAGAAATAATGGCAACTGGGAAAAATATTACAAAGTTAGAAGCTGAGTGAGTGTCCTAATTCAGAAATTTAACCCTGATGACtaaacatacataaacactGTTTCATGTAAATTTTATCTACACCAGTATATAAAAGGTTTACATCCCCTTtgtattatattctgtttagtCATTCAACTTGCATTGCCATCTAAACCAGGCAGGTATACAGTTGGTAGCATGGTAGTACAGTTCAGAGTTagaaaagtttttgtttttttttttttttcgcacaTTTTCGTGTGAATTCTGCGTACAGTTTTCAACTCAGAGTATGATTAAACAGCTCAGTCTTGGTTGTATCTTCTTGTTAGTAGGATCACATAACATGTCCCAATTGTTTTGTAAAAGTAGTAGAGTAAATTGAGAGTGCTATGTCTCAACAGTCATGAAAAATGATTCAGAtatgcaaatgtatttttattgattCATAAATCTCAATTTCTGGATTCACAGATCAGAGGACCTCGGATGGTTGCAGCTCCCTTAGATGGACCACGTGCATCATTACTGGCTACAGAAGATCCCTTCAATAGTTTGGATGGATCATGACCTTTGTTTTACTCACccattttatttctgctttaGAGAACATATTAATCTCCTGATgcaaaacatttaaagattAGACATTGGCTCCAGCACTAGCTTTGGTACTGCATAACTGGAAAAGATTACTTTTGAAGCCTTTCCTTTAATAagttacatttatatgtttACTTTAATTTGTCCTTATATTCAAAGTGCCCGCACCTCCAATATATTCTAAATCATCTGTAGTTTGTGGTTATATATAATGTCTTTGTTGGACTGGAGCAACAGTCAAACTATTTCTCAGAGATAGCTTCTTCTCCTTGCTTTAGCTGTTGTATTGTTAGtagttgtttatattttgttttccttACAGCATTGATGttcttttttcccattttttgtGATGGAAATCCAGAAAATGaagaagtattttatttattatttaaggaACTATTTCCAAAAACATTAGAATTATATAACTTTCAATAATTACTTCTTGTTTTTTCTGAAGTTAAAGGTTAAGTAGAAACCTTTCGCATATGAAGCCTATAGTACTGTCCAAACTAGTGTGTaagtttaaaatgcaaatttgcTTGCAGGTTTGATGTATCTATgttgtaataaaaacaaatcaacagAATATGACGTG carries:
- the aifm4 gene encoding apoptosis inducing factor mitochondria associated 4 isoform X1, whose product is MAQTECDEITEVVCLESELQDGQMKEVEVDHQKILLVRNEGQFSAVGALCTHYGAPLIKGALMGNRVRCPWHGACFNTKTGDIEEFPGLDSLPTYKVKVENGEVHVTRNKKNVTKRIKEMSCRVPGVCHTILLIGGGPASLQCAETLRQNDYQGRIIMVTKDEQLPFDKTKLSKAMNIEIEKILLRSSDFLKQHGIEVWTEKEVVAMDTEENTVSFQDGTTQHYNQLLIATGARARSMQCPGAEMENVKLLQSYKDAAEIYQMSVGNRVVIIGTSFIGMEVAAFLADKAASVAVVGKSDVPYQFSLGPDIGKMTMQMLEEKNVRFYMNNGVAEIQGKYGKVKQVLLQNGDVLPADVVIVGIGVIPNSDFLKGSMVEVDSRNAIIVDEFMRTNIPDVFAAGDVTSFPLSIHADKRVNIGHWQLAQAHGRVAALNILKQQTKLHSVPYFWTVLLGKSIRYTGYGEGYTDIVFKGSVDERKFLAFYIKGDEVIAAASLNFDPAVSRVAEIMATGKNITKLEAESEDLGWLQLP
- the aifm4 gene encoding apoptosis inducing factor mitochondria associated 4 isoform X2 is translated as MGNRVRCPWHGACFNTKTGDIEEFPGLDSLPTYKVKVENGEVHVTRNKKNVTKRIKEMSCRVPGVCHTILLIGGGPASLQCAETLRQNDYQGRIIMVTKDEQLPFDKTKLSKAMNIEIEKILLRSSDFLKQHGIEVWTEKEVVAMDTEENTVSFQDGTTQHYNQLLIATGARARSMQCPGAEMENVKLLQSYKDAAEIYQMSVGNRVVIIGTSFIGMEVAAFLADKAASVAVVGKSDVPYQFSLGPDIGKMTMQMLEEKNVRFYMNNGVAEIQGKYGKVKQVLLQNGDVLPADVVIVGIGVIPNSDFLKGSMVEVDSRNAIIVDEFMRTNIPDVFAAGDVTSFPLSIHADKRVNIGHWQLAQAHGRVAALNILKQQTKLHSVPYFWTVLLGKSIRYTGYGEGYTDIVFKGSVDERKFLAFYIKGDEVIAAASLNFDPAVSRVAEIMATGKNITKLEAESEDLGWLQLP